In Seriola aureovittata isolate HTS-2021-v1 ecotype China chromosome 17, ASM2101889v1, whole genome shotgun sequence, a genomic segment contains:
- the LOC130184835 gene encoding transcription factor 20-like isoform X1, translated as MEVSSQDPSLMAMDLSKSYNPLTRSHTEAMDLAKKPEWYHRRPPSCSTDIASSYRSRASSSYNSLSTQPGALVHCRDMEQGPETLGNYMNSTLAPGLDLYHDGVHSNLWHPGFYGPDQSGGPVPESSGGEESDSGSDVIFLVSSAKEPLICSSFIQDSVRHIVEPLSPAVSSLDEGRSCYHLPQPLSSPSPDSSYSDDSSDSSVDIPVHHTRPVVLLSDLSAVYGNPAESPVDISSDDSDVIEVSVTNEKKKSHTCPYKKNVPCKKSLLRETPPQSEAEKDPPKEVRRSPRIRKPVSEMPQFTCSVSRHSLRRQVKNDAVGIYNESCDSDDMMEYAVRLSSPEADEPVSQPNVSERVSSISEESDVDDRTEKKSVQSEQQPHNRASYAKNIKRKKPLTIQKTKKLRRTKQKQTHRIPPQQHQKASSCRSVSVNKKTVTRRKSKKRTQTGPSALFSPREPEIKLKYAKIKGDKKDKKSDSFCPFVHVEQRICTVVNYKEEEVTVRSSRGGQQQPAARSLSGFVPSTSCFQLGRLSSESRCQAMLLCCLCGQTANITGLGDLHGPYYPGSPSVDCQSCKTEQKEEENLHGLANSHSVNSSDGGCDGRDCFAVKSLQDGDSNSLPKVPLHLDECWIHEDCGIWSTGVFLVRGKLYGLEEAARLAQETACSACQQTGAIMGCFQKGCPRNYHYRCAIQSGCVLNEENFSMRCTEHKNKPFTSVTRQHKR; from the exons ATGGAGGTGTCCTCACAGGATCCATCCCTCATGGCTATGGACCTGTCAAAGAGCTACAATCCCCTGACCCGCAGCCACACCGAAGCCATGGACCTGGCAAAGAAGCCGGAGTGGTACCACCGACGCCCGCcgagctgcagcacagacatcGCCTCCTCGTACAGATCCAGAGCCTCGTCATCCTACAACTCTCTCTCCACGCAGCCAGGAGCACTTGTCCACTGCAGAGACATGGAGCAGGGCCCTGAGACTTTAGGTAACTACATGAATTCAACACTAGCTCCGGGGCTGGATCTGTACCACGACGGAGTTCACAGCAACCTGTGGCATCCGGGTTTCTACGGGCCCGACCAAAGTGGCGGGCCGGTTCCTGAAAGCAGCGGCGGAGAGGAGAGCGACAGCGGTTCTGATGTTATTTTCCTTGTTTCCTCAGCGAAGGAACCGCTCATATGCAGTTCTTTCATCCAAGACAGCGTGAGGCACATCGTGGAGCCTCTGTCCCCGGCTGTGTCCTCGCTGGATGAGGGGAGAAGTTGCTATCACCTACCTCAGCCGCTGAGCTCGCCCAGCCCTGACAGCTCGTACTCAGACGACTCCTCAGACAGCTCAGTGGACATTCCCGTTCATCACACCAGGCCTGTAGTCCTCCTGTCAGACCTCAGTGCTGTTTACGGCAACCCGGCTGAATCTCCCGTCGACATTTCCAGCGATGACAGCGACGTTATCGAAGTTTCAGTCActaatgaaaagaagaaaagccaCACCTGTCCTTACAAGAAGAATGTTCCTTGTAAGAAGAGTCTGTTGAGAGAAACTCCCCCTCAGAGTGAGGCGGAAAAGGATCCACCTAAAGAAGTGCGACGTAGTCCCAGAATCAGAAAACCTGTCTCTGAAATGCCTCAGTTTACCTGCAGTGTGTCTCGCCACAGTTTGAGGAGACAGGTCAAAAATGATGCGGTGGGTATCTATAATGAAAGTTGTGATTCTGATGACATGATGGAGTACGCGGTGAGGTTGTCCAGCCCAGAGGCAGACGAGCCGGTCTCACAGCCGAATGTGTCCGAGAGAGTGAGCAGTATTTCGGAGGAGTCTGATGTGGACGATCGGACAGAGAAGAAATCAGTGCAGAGTGAGCAGCAGCCTCATAACAGAGCTTCTTACGCAAAGAACATCAAACGAAAGAAGCCCCTCACCATTCAAAAAACGAAAAAGTTAAGAcgaaccaaacaaaaacaaacacacagaatccCCCCACAGCAGCACCAAAAGGCCTCATCGTGCAGGAGTGTatcagtaaacaaaaaaacGGTCACCAGAAGGAAGAGTAAAAAGCGAACTCAGACGGGAccttctgctctgttttctcccAGAGAGCCAGAAATCAAGCTTAAATATGCAAAGATCAAAGGGgataaaaaagacaagaagTCTGACAGTTTTTGTCCCTTTGTTCACGTGGAGCAGAGGATTTGCACCGTTGTCAATTATAAAGAAGAGGAGGTGACAGTgcggagcagcagaggaggacagCAGCAACCAGCTGCCAGGTCTCTGTCTGGATTTGTTCCCAGTACGTCCTGTTTCCAGCTGGGTCGGCTCAGCTCGGAGAGCAGGTGTCAGGCTATGCTGCTGTGCTGCCTGTGCGGTCAGACGGCCAACATCACAGGCCTCGGGGACCTTCATGGCCCTTACTACCCTGGCAGCCCGTCTGTGGACTGCCAGAGCTGCAAGACtgagcagaaagaggaagagaactTACACGGACTCGCTAATAGCCATTCCGTGAATTCCTCAGATGGTGGTTGTGATGGTCGTGACTGCTTCGCTGTCAAAAGTTTGCAAGACGGAGACAGCAACTCTCTCCCAAAGGTGCCTCTTCATCTGGATGAGTGCTGGATCCACGAGGACTGCGGCATCTGGTCCACCGGTGTCTTCCTAGTCAGAGGGAAGCTGTACGGGTTGGAGGAGGCGGCTCGGCTCGCACAGGAAACA GCGTGTTCAGCATGCCAACAAACAGGTGCAATAATGGGCTGTTTCCAGAAGGGCTGTCCCAGAAACTACCACTACAGATGTGCCATCCAGTCAG gcTGCGTCCTCAATGAAGAGAACTTCTCAATGAGATGTACAGAGCACAAG AACAAACCATTCACAAGTGTAACCAGACAACACAAGAGATGA
- the LOC130184835 gene encoding transcription factor 20-like isoform X2, which produces MEVSSQDPSLMAMDLSKSYNPLTRSHTEAMDLAKKPEWYHRRPPSCSTDIASSYRSRASSSYNSLSTQPGALVHCRDMEQGPETLAKEPLICSSFIQDSVRHIVEPLSPAVSSLDEGRSCYHLPQPLSSPSPDSSYSDDSSDSSVDIPVHHTRPVVLLSDLSAVYGNPAESPVDISSDDSDVIEVSVTNEKKKSHTCPYKKNVPCKKSLLRETPPQSEAEKDPPKEVRRSPRIRKPVSEMPQFTCSVSRHSLRRQVKNDAVGIYNESCDSDDMMEYAVRLSSPEADEPVSQPNVSERVSSISEESDVDDRTEKKSVQSEQQPHNRASYAKNIKRKKPLTIQKTKKLRRTKQKQTHRIPPQQHQKASSCRSVSVNKKTVTRRKSKKRTQTGPSALFSPREPEIKLKYAKIKGDKKDKKSDSFCPFVHVEQRICTVVNYKEEEVTVRSSRGGQQQPAARSLSGFVPSTSCFQLGRLSSESRCQAMLLCCLCGQTANITGLGDLHGPYYPGSPSVDCQSCKTEQKEEENLHGLANSHSVNSSDGGCDGRDCFAVKSLQDGDSNSLPKVPLHLDECWIHEDCGIWSTGVFLVRGKLYGLEEAARLAQETACSACQQTGAIMGCFQKGCPRNYHYRCAIQSGCVLNEENFSMRCTEHKNKPFTSVTRQHKR; this is translated from the exons ATGGAGGTGTCCTCACAGGATCCATCCCTCATGGCTATGGACCTGTCAAAGAGCTACAATCCCCTGACCCGCAGCCACACCGAAGCCATGGACCTGGCAAAGAAGCCGGAGTGGTACCACCGACGCCCGCcgagctgcagcacagacatcGCCTCCTCGTACAGATCCAGAGCCTCGTCATCCTACAACTCTCTCTCCACGCAGCCAGGAGCACTTGTCCACTGCAGAGACATGGAGCAGGGCCCTGAGACTTTAG CGAAGGAACCGCTCATATGCAGTTCTTTCATCCAAGACAGCGTGAGGCACATCGTGGAGCCTCTGTCCCCGGCTGTGTCCTCGCTGGATGAGGGGAGAAGTTGCTATCACCTACCTCAGCCGCTGAGCTCGCCCAGCCCTGACAGCTCGTACTCAGACGACTCCTCAGACAGCTCAGTGGACATTCCCGTTCATCACACCAGGCCTGTAGTCCTCCTGTCAGACCTCAGTGCTGTTTACGGCAACCCGGCTGAATCTCCCGTCGACATTTCCAGCGATGACAGCGACGTTATCGAAGTTTCAGTCActaatgaaaagaagaaaagccaCACCTGTCCTTACAAGAAGAATGTTCCTTGTAAGAAGAGTCTGTTGAGAGAAACTCCCCCTCAGAGTGAGGCGGAAAAGGATCCACCTAAAGAAGTGCGACGTAGTCCCAGAATCAGAAAACCTGTCTCTGAAATGCCTCAGTTTACCTGCAGTGTGTCTCGCCACAGTTTGAGGAGACAGGTCAAAAATGATGCGGTGGGTATCTATAATGAAAGTTGTGATTCTGATGACATGATGGAGTACGCGGTGAGGTTGTCCAGCCCAGAGGCAGACGAGCCGGTCTCACAGCCGAATGTGTCCGAGAGAGTGAGCAGTATTTCGGAGGAGTCTGATGTGGACGATCGGACAGAGAAGAAATCAGTGCAGAGTGAGCAGCAGCCTCATAACAGAGCTTCTTACGCAAAGAACATCAAACGAAAGAAGCCCCTCACCATTCAAAAAACGAAAAAGTTAAGAcgaaccaaacaaaaacaaacacacagaatccCCCCACAGCAGCACCAAAAGGCCTCATCGTGCAGGAGTGTatcagtaaacaaaaaaacGGTCACCAGAAGGAAGAGTAAAAAGCGAACTCAGACGGGAccttctgctctgttttctcccAGAGAGCCAGAAATCAAGCTTAAATATGCAAAGATCAAAGGGgataaaaaagacaagaagTCTGACAGTTTTTGTCCCTTTGTTCACGTGGAGCAGAGGATTTGCACCGTTGTCAATTATAAAGAAGAGGAGGTGACAGTgcggagcagcagaggaggacagCAGCAACCAGCTGCCAGGTCTCTGTCTGGATTTGTTCCCAGTACGTCCTGTTTCCAGCTGGGTCGGCTCAGCTCGGAGAGCAGGTGTCAGGCTATGCTGCTGTGCTGCCTGTGCGGTCAGACGGCCAACATCACAGGCCTCGGGGACCTTCATGGCCCTTACTACCCTGGCAGCCCGTCTGTGGACTGCCAGAGCTGCAAGACtgagcagaaagaggaagagaactTACACGGACTCGCTAATAGCCATTCCGTGAATTCCTCAGATGGTGGTTGTGATGGTCGTGACTGCTTCGCTGTCAAAAGTTTGCAAGACGGAGACAGCAACTCTCTCCCAAAGGTGCCTCTTCATCTGGATGAGTGCTGGATCCACGAGGACTGCGGCATCTGGTCCACCGGTGTCTTCCTAGTCAGAGGGAAGCTGTACGGGTTGGAGGAGGCGGCTCGGCTCGCACAGGAAACA GCGTGTTCAGCATGCCAACAAACAGGTGCAATAATGGGCTGTTTCCAGAAGGGCTGTCCCAGAAACTACCACTACAGATGTGCCATCCAGTCAG gcTGCGTCCTCAATGAAGAGAACTTCTCAATGAGATGTACAGAGCACAAG AACAAACCATTCACAAGTGTAACCAGACAACACAAGAGATGA